The DNA sequence TCCACTACAAGAAAAACCTATATTTATAGCATTTCACTATAGCGTTTTTTCTACAAATGCTATAGATTGTATGTTCCGTGTTATTTGATAGCGATTATACATTCTAAACCCTATTGAATGAGACCTGTACACTAAAAATGCGGGCGGGCAACAAAAATTTCGGGCGGGCAATGAAAAATAGAGTGCGGGGGATTTAGTTTTTAAGTTCAAGTGTGACCCAAcctcccaaaacttcaaaagaGTCTTCTCTCTCTCGGTCGCAATATGCCGACACCAAATCTTCTCTTCGTCTCTTCGtcaggttctctctctctctctctctctctctctctctctattctatGTCGTAAGCTGATTCTATTCTCTATTCTCTCTATTCTGCAGCAGGAGTTTCCTCCTTTCCCTCCAGGTCCATCTCTGCTCTTACTCTTTTCTTCAATCTTGTGTTCGTCGGTTTGTGTTTGATTTAATCTTGTTCGGTTATCATCTTTGTTGTTTATTCTTCTTAATTTCAGATCCAGTTATGATTAGATCTTTTGTAAAGATCGAAGATTGGGGGGCTCCAAGTTTGTGAAGGAGATGGGGCTCAATCATCGAGCTGTACTTAGCAATATCACCAATTTCAAAAGAGAGGCTTTTGGGTATGTGATTTTTTCTTAGAATCTGAATCTATTTATAGGTATTTGTTCTGGAATAGACCCATTACAAAAATTTTGTTTTCgtccttattttttctttttgtaagttgaattattgattttgattcttgTTGTGCTGTTTGGATTGTCAAATTGattttgttatgttttatttaagggctaaatactgtttaccaccCTGTGATATGGACCtcgcatcaattcagtccctcgactttcaatttcatcaaaaacacccctgcggtattattttctcgtccaataggtcattCCGATTCAATTCCGTCAGTTTCTAACGTTAACTGCTGACGTGGTattccaactcagcaaaagtgggacccacacgcatgtgaaattcccaaaatgaccctgggcaacaaaatatggaaaatttcaaaattaattccagTTTTGAGGTTGGGGAGATTCAAATCCCTCCCAAAGCATATGCAAATGAATGgcccaaccaccagaccacttgcatAGTTTTGGTATATTGCAAACAAAATAGTATATATCTAcataatattgttttttttttaaatctccacccacctctctcctcctctcctcttcttccgCAACCCGCGGCCCCGCGCTCCCAAGAGCAGAGGAGGGATAGGAGTCTTGGAGGGAAAGAGGTTGAGTGAAttaatataaaagaaataatattaatataaatTTAGATTCAAACTTGTTTCAAGGAGTGAAGCATACCCAGTCTACCAATATAGGCAGTCTCCATCAGCATTGCTATGGGATCAATTGCCTGACCCACAATTGCAGGTAAGGAAAGCATCAGCAGCTCGCGTTTCACATTTGGAGAATATGCTTCAGGGACAGGAATGTCACTCAACTCACTGTGATTCATGAAGGGGGAAACAAGAGACGTACAAAAGAATCATACACATAAAACAAGCAAATCAAGGATGTCATAAGAAGGCAGCAAAGTCCAAATCCTGTATCACCTAACACTACTTGAGGATTTCAGAAACTATCTGAAGTACACCGACCCCCAAAAGCTTTTGCTAGTAATGGTTTCCAGATCAACTTCATATAAAACTAGCTTCCATGCCCAGATAATATCAGAACAGAGGGGAAGTGGAAAAGAGCAACTGGGAGATAAAGTGAGGGAGAGGCTTCCACTAAATTAgagaaaaattttcaaaatctataaattttcaaaatatatcaaGCTCATATTTACCATTccctacaaaaaaataaaaaatcagagATTTTACAGATGCATCTAGTGAATTTGAAAGAAGAATAAGAATTTCTTTGTATGGGAAAGAGTAATTCAGTCGAAAATGTATGCCAATCTTATATCCAAATTGTGCATAGTAACAATATATTAGAAAAAGTGAAGCAAACTAATAAATTGAAAgcatcaaagaagaaaaataaaatagaagcaAAATGATAAAAGCAGCATTTTCAGGAAAGAGAATCAAGCAAAAATTTACACATAACAAAAGTTAAGGTCTTACGGTTCATCACGATCAGCAGTTAGGGGAGCATGCATTTCCTTAAGAATCACCTTTTCCTCAACCTCAGAGCAACCGACACCAAACTCCGAACTCAATTGATTAGCCACCACCGGAAAACGGGTCCTTCTGCGATGAGCAACTAGCCGCGAGTACTGTGATCTATGCTTAGATGACAGATTGCTGCCCCCCACAGCACTGACATTGCTCAAATCCTTTCTATTGCTTAGTGCCACAAACTTAGCTTCCGTTTGCCGCAATGAATAAACCCAATCTTTCTTAGTTACTGAATTGAAGTCACTGGTTCTATTCCTCAACCCGGTAGAAGGTGCACCACCTCCAAATTGGGCAGCCGTCATTTTCATCAATTCTTgcaatttcttcaaaatcacatagCAGATTCAAAATAGCATGTCAGAATTTCCCAATATTAAGAATTCAACAATCAAAATTCATAACATCATACCCAATTCCACACATTCAAACATTATTaccacaaaaaagaagaagaagaaaatgatggaACTTTACACatcaaaatgatcatttccgATACCAAACACTGAATACTATACACAATAATGTCTATAAACTCCCTCTCGGAAACAGAATGGTAATACATTCGAAAACAGAGCATAAATGCAAAACCTCTATAGCAATGGCTTACGAACAACGCAAAACGAGAAAGTGGCAACCAGAAATGAGAGCGCAGAGCCTCTTTTTGATTCCCTCGAAAACTTATTCGACAAGAACGAAAGGATAAGAAAAAGTTTTCACCTTGTtgcagagggagagagagagagagagagagagagaggctgagagaGTGTTAGGATTGTGGTCAGTGAGTGAGAGAGACAGATGAAGTGATGAAGAGGAAAGAAGGTTGGAAATTGAGAATTCCCAACCTCTAATCTCCGACTGCAAAAAAAGGTTGGAGGAGGGATAGGAGTCTTGGAGGGAAAGAGGTTGTGGTAGCGAGGATAGAGAAGCCAAGAGCAGAGGAGGTTAGAGTCAAGAAGAACAGAGGTTTGGCGATTTTGGATAATCACCTATCGTCGGTGAGGAAGAGCTCAATGGTGGCTGGGATGGAGAGAGTTCGCTTCGGGGAAAAGCTTCCCCAGTGGTGGCCAACTGCGACTTCcccaagagaaagaagaggaggagagaggtgggtggagatttaaaaaaaaaaaaataatattatgtagatatatactatttttgtttgcaatatACTAAAACTatgcaagtggtctggtggttgggcCATTCATTTACATATGCTTTGGGAGGGGTTCGAATCTCCTCAATCTCAAAACTGGAataaattttggatttttccatattctgttgcccagggtcattttgggaatttcacatGCGTGTGAgtcccacttttgctgagttggaatgccacgtcagcagttaaCGTTAGAAACTGACGGAATTGAATCGAaatgacctattggacgagaaaataataccgcaggggtgtttttgatgaaattgaaagtcgagggattGAATTGATGCGAAGTCCATACCACAGggtggtaaacagtatttagccctttatttAATATGTTTTCAGAAAGCATGCTTCTCAGTCAATATTAGAAGACTCTCTGTAAGTCAATATTTCGTTGAGGATCTGCTTCTACTTATTTACAGTTTTGTTGaatctttgttctgtttttcttAGTACTCTAGTGTGGTGTAAAGGTATAACAGGTTTCCATTTCAATAATTGTAACTTGTACACTTATAGATCAAGTATTGACTCCTGCATATCTTTTTTAGCTTGGTGAGAAGACCACTACGCTCTTTGTTAAAGTCAAAGTTAAAAGGCCACACAGGTTGCTCTATCTAATTGTTTATGATCATGTCCTACTCAAGTATCTGATGGTAGAGATTGACTCATTGCTCAAGAAAAAGTATTGCGATGCACTACTTAGTTTGGATGAACTTGTCAAGTTATTTTCTACTAGTATATGCTCGTTTTCATGTTTGATGATTGGTAATTAACTTTGCTATAGATTGCTATAGATGATTGGTGATTAACATCTGGTTGACTCTGTGAAGCAAAATTTAGACATAGAAATTAGATATTGATGGGAAGATAACTTCTGTTCTTTTTCTCCTATAGAGGTTGGTGGACAAAATTAAAAGTTTCTTTCTCCTATGCAATTTCGAGCAAGTCTCTTTTGCTTCACAAATGAGAAATAGCTGCAACATTTCAATCAAGTATTAGATGATGTAGACCTCTTTTGcattctctatttttatttttaagtgaGAATTTTTCCTCTATGTTTTAAAGTTAAGTTCTTGTGGGTGATGTTTTCAGCATGTTTTTACATGAGTTTCTGGTCACCTAAACTTGGTGGAATAATTGCTTTTCCTCAATGAACTTGTTAAGCTAATATTCAGATGGGTACACTTTTGTTCAGTTGAGGTTTCACTCTTCTGTTATTCGCTATTTTGTTTTGTTCGGAAATGCTGAAGTATTAAATTTTGGAAACCTCCTTGGTTTAATATCTCTATCTGATTGTATTTTCTTACTGATTATTAATGTCTGTTTGCAGGTGAGATTGGGGAAGAATAGTGTGGAGGAGGTTTTGGAATTGGGTCCTCTCTGAAACATGGCTTTGCAGCTCCGAAAGTGACCATACTTATAGCTAATTAGCTCACTTGCATCATTTGATGTTTGTAAGAGAAAGATATTGAGGGGTTGAGGTTACTGACCATACTTGGCTTGAGTGAATCATACATGATGAGGTACTTTGTGCCAATGAATTAGTGCTGATCCCTTTTTTCCGATGAAGGTCGGAccaaacaaaatattatttttgttttttcagaccaatggttttgttttgttgactACCCCCACTCCCATGAAGAGAAGATGGCCATGCATTTTCCAAAGCTGTTAAGATGCCCCCATTTCTTCACTTCCATCCATCACTTTATTCTCTTTTAAGTTGAGGCAAGTGATGTATATGATGAGGTCAATACAGTTCTAATATTTATCATGTACAAAGGTAATTCCAAAACCTTTTATTCCAGATAATTGCTTTAAGTAACTTGTTATTGACTTATTTGTAGAACATATAACTTGGGAAACAGATATCTCAACTGGTGCATATCTTTGATTGTATCTAACTTTTGTTGTCTCACTTTTGTCCATATTACAAGATGACCTATTTGGcactgttttgtttttggagttCAATTTTTTACATGTTAATTTGTAGGCTCTGATGGAAATcactccaaatttcagcctctGTCTCTTCCTAATTCTAAAAAGAGTGGTATTGTTCTTTTATTCTCTACTGATTTAAAATTTAATTGTTTCCATGGACAATTAAGTAGTGCACTGATTGTTAGTTGTTATATTTGGTCGATTGAGTTCACCAAAAGTTTGAGAGTTTTAATCAACTAATCCCTtcctttgtttctgttttcccTTATCAGCAAACGGAGGAGCATACTTGGAGGTGCAGTTCTTTTCCTCTCCATCGTCCACCATACTAAACAAGCTCAAGACTCCACAACTCCCAAAAGGTATGAAACTCTTGACTTTGCTTTCAATTTTAGGCACTATTTTGCACTACTTTGATCCTTGTTTTAAATTAGGAATTTGTTTATCTTCTTAAATCTGCACCTaatttagaatatatatatatatatatatatatatatataatgcatATAAGTTGATGCTTATTTTGCTTGATATATATTCACACCTAATTTAGAAGATATATATAAGTTGATGCTTATTTTACTTGATATATATTCACTGTCCTGAACTTGATTTAGGGAAACTATGACTTTGCTAGCTCTGACCTAACGACTAGGCTTAATTTGCATGATTAAGGACTCTAGTCACTATTAGCTTTATATAAACTAAGTTTTGATCATTGCTTTAATCCAGGAAAATCTGTAATCTGCACTTGTTGAACTTTGTGCTGGTTTGCTGCAGGAAAATGGATCCTTTTTTACTGGCTGTCATTCTTATGGGTGTCCACAATAGCAAAGACATACTTTTAATCATTCTTTGGTAATCATTCGCAGAAGTCAGCTTGTTGTATATGTATTCAATATAACTTTGCAATGAGGCTTAGTGGCTTACGGGATAAGGATGATTTTATGTTATCTACTTTCAACTCCATCAGCTTTTTGTTTGAAACTAGTATCTAGTCCTCACATTTTTGTATAGATGAAAGAAAGCATGTGCTAGGAGTAACAGATCAGTGTCTTTATAAAGGCTTTTTGTTTCGAGTAGGATTTACATCATTTGTACAAAAGGAAAATAGCTTTGGCTGAGACAATGTAGCAGTTTTTAATTTATGAATGTTAACACTTTCTATTTCAATTGATACCGAAATTATGTAATGAGCAATTGTTCATTTGTGTACTTCTGACAGCACTTAAAGATGCAGGATAGCAGGGCCATTGAGTGCTATCCGATATTATCTATAGCATTTTCTAATAGCTATGCCATAGGTATTAAGAACATTTACTAAATGCTATTGATTGTTCAATAGCGTTTTGGGAGTGCTATTGATTGTTTCACAATAGCATTTATTAAGTGCTATTGAATCTTATACAAACGCTATAGATGCGGAATTTTTCATAGCATTTGTGAAACGCTATAGATGCGGACTTTTTCATAGCGTTTCCGAAAACGCTATGATTGACTTTGTACCTATTATAGCTGGGGCAGACATAGCGTTTACTAAAACGCTATCAAATCCTACCATAGCGTTTTTCGAATGCTATAAATGAGATTTTATGGTGTAGTGCTCCCTCTGCAAGCCCAAGGGATGCAGCACAGCTAGCTGTGATAGCATCAATGGAGGCCATGTGGTTGAGTGAGGGTTGAGGGTGAGAGACGTAGAGAAGAAAGCTAGGAGAAGAGGAGGCGATGGCGCCGTAGAGAGCTAGGGTGAGAGAGAAAACCTCTCCTAGGGTTTTCATGGTGAGGTTCAAAGAGAGCAAATTCATCCCCGTCCTATTTTAATATGTTGAATCTTGGTAGCCGGTTTCaatatttcaaaattttcttgaTATGTGATcattttaaattaaaattttaaaaaaatgattttGACACTCCACTTTACCACTTATACTCCACTTTTAAAATAAAGTGCAAGTAATAAAACATATGGTAAAATGAAGTACCAACTTCATCACCCAATttaaaaacataatataaaacACACATGTTATTTTACTTAATTCTGCATTCATTAATAATCGGGCATCAACATGGGCTTATGGCCGAACGGAGTCTAATACGGAGGGGAGCCCAAATTCTCATTATAAATACGGTAGCCCACAAACTTGAATACCCTATTGTCCGAAGAAGAGTTGGAAAGAGAACTAGGGTTGCAGAGCGTTGGATTTCCCGGAGAGTGCATCCGAAGAATGGGTATGTAATTTCTTATACTCGTTCGAATCTGTGCCTTTCAATTTAGACTCTATTTCGATTTCGATTTAGATTTAATCTATCTTCACTCGTTCGAGTCTGTGAcgtttttaattgttgattCCTTTACTCGTTCGAATATGTGCCTTTCAATTTCGACTCTATTTTGATTTCGATTTAGATTTAATCTCCGCCCTATTTAATTTAAGTGCTGATTCCTTTACTCGTTCGAATCGGTGCCTTTTAATTTCGATTGATATACGCTTATTGCAGCAGAGGCTCCATGAGATGATCAAGGACCAGAGGTTCAAGAGGTTCTAGTTCCAGTCGTTCCACAACAATTGCCGGCCGTTAACTCTGTCATGAGCTACGTGTATCGAACTCTGCAGTGGCCTCCTACGACTGAACATAGCCAGGTTTTGAGGTGGGATATAGTGGGCGTTGACGATTTCATAATCTGTGACATCCATCGATTTATGCAATTATTTGCAGTCGAACACACTGGAAGAGCCAAGCTCCAGACAACAAAGGCCTTGAAACGGCACTTTCAGGGGCTGGTAAGCAGTAACCATCCCTTTCTGTTCATGTAATCTGATTGTGTATTGTCAATTCTGTTCATGTAATCTGATTGTGTATTGTAAATTCATCAATTGACAATTTCTTATTTCCGTGAAGGACTTCACCACAAGAGGACTAAAACATGTGGCTGGAAAGCAGTTGATTGGTTTCACACACAATAAGGGTCATTTCAAGAAAAATGAACCTGAAAGACTTGCCGAGATAGTGAAATTTCCCACAACACAACAAAGGGAAATTATTGAGAAGCTTGAAGATGTGACGGAGGAAGTTAAGGATCTCAAGCGTGTTTTGGATGTGAAAGTTGATCAAATGGCTTTGGAGATCAAGCAGGCTATGGATTTGGAGATCAAGCAGGCTATGGCTGAACTCAGCCAATTGGCTTCTAAGAAGCGCAGCAAGAGCAAGCGGGCCGAGCAAGGAGGCAATGCTGAGGTAAGTATTTTCAGTGTTACACATTGTATATTGGTCTGTTGTTTCCTATTTTCTTGTAAGTATTTTCAGTGTTACAAATACTATATTGGTCTGTTCTttcatattttcttctcttccacAGGGAGATGGTGGGGCTGCTATTGGTGGAAATGATAGTGATGTTCATCATGgtattgatacgctaaaagcaagcgcataatttaaccttgaaaatatcatcgttagtatagaataaatagggatcgttctaaccggggattgagggtacacctgtaattgcaaaaacaactaaagcattaaaataagtataaagtattatttacaaaaataaaacaaagaatagaaatatatacaagcaaACATAAAGAAGGGGGTTTAggattaataaattgaaaattaaaataaataaaataaaagaaaggtaaaaacatatatatcgggtggaacgcaaggaacaaagatcaaatccacaatcatatgaatgaaatccaatcacaatgcctatagttgattttctatgtcaggagaaagaagttgaccatgtgaaacgtgagaatgcaaacgatttcccattttttactttccttgaataattaatctaagtgaaagcacctaaatcaatcctattaaacatgcaatcatagtctagaaagctagctaatcaagaacacattcaacgcatgaagaacaaagaaaggatgtcaaccaaagtgcacaacctagttatgaataagttcacctatttgcaatcttccttaattgatttcgacttttgtccaaagccttcactacttaaattagctccaattacatacatatatcctaagttggccaccaaagaacacaaacatgcaaaagttttctgtaatccaaaatcaatcaagcaatctcacataagcaacatataaatcaacatacaaaaattacaattttatttcaaaacatataaatgggctttaaactttgcctttAATgatatgttaactagaattcataactctatgaatcaaacaaaggaaaagaaaagaaagtttgaaatacaccatgaaagatggatgacatggctttgagacgaagaactcgaagatccttgaaagcaaacaATCTTCTAGgaacgacacaagggtggatggcggatagaatcttgatgtattgcatgacttttTCTCCTctttggttgagacgcagagcttctgaagactagagaatggagagaattttttctgatgtttatttactgaaggagagaggtgtgttgtgttgtggtgtTTTCGGTGTCGTGGTGTGGTGATGTCTAGAGAGGAAGCTATATATaagggaaggcaaggcttcatgaatttaatttccaaagaattttctggttgcaccacacagcttcgaccaatcacgtagcgccacgtcagctctgttgtgtcatccaaccaataaaaaaaaagctccaaaatcaatccccaatattttgttgctgattttcccatgatttaatctgattttattcacaattttcggccaaatatctaggcatgaacctagacaatgtatccggactcattttggaccttttatCCCTGAAATCTCTctatggctttatccttaa is a window from the Rosa chinensis cultivar Old Blush chromosome 2, RchiOBHm-V2, whole genome shotgun sequence genome containing:
- the LOC112185108 gene encoding uncharacterized protein LOC112185108, which encodes MKMTAAQFGGGAPSTGLRNRTSDFNSVTKKDWVYSLRQTEAKFVALSNRKDLSNVSAVGGSNLSSKHRSQYSRLVAHRRRTRFPVVANQLSSEFGVGCSEVEEKVILKEMHAPLTADRDEPELSDIPVPEAYSPNVKRELLMLSLPAIVGQAIDPIAMLMETAYIGRLGMLHSLKQV